In Neisseria dentiae, one DNA window encodes the following:
- the fabI gene encoding enoyl-ACP reductase FabI, with translation MGFLQGKKILITGMISERSIAYGIAKACREQGADLAFTYVVDKLEERVRKMAAELGSELVFRCDVQSDEEIAQTFADLGKTWDGLDGLVHSIGFAPREALDGDFLDSISREAFKIAHEVSAYSLPALAKAARPMMQGRNGSIVALTYLGAVRAIPHYNVMGMAKASLEAGIRFTAACLGKEGIRCNGISAGPIKTLAASGIADFSKLLNHVASHNPLGRNVTIEEVGNTAAFLLSDLSSGITGEITYVDGGYSINALNDPEEKA, from the coding sequence ATGGGCTTTTTGCAAGGTAAGAAAATCCTCATCACCGGCATGATTTCCGAGCGTTCCATCGCTTACGGCATTGCCAAAGCCTGCCGCGAACAAGGCGCGGATTTGGCGTTTACTTATGTTGTCGACAAACTGGAAGAGCGCGTGCGCAAAATGGCCGCCGAGCTGGGTTCGGAGCTGGTGTTCCGCTGCGACGTGCAGAGCGACGAAGAAATCGCGCAAACTTTTGCCGACTTGGGCAAAACGTGGGACGGCCTCGACGGTTTGGTGCATTCCATCGGTTTCGCCCCGCGCGAAGCGCTCGACGGCGACTTTTTAGACAGCATCAGCCGTGAAGCCTTTAAAATCGCCCACGAAGTTTCCGCCTACAGCCTGCCCGCGCTGGCCAAAGCCGCCCGCCCGATGATGCAGGGCCGCAACGGCTCGATTGTTGCGCTCACCTATCTGGGCGCAGTGCGCGCGATTCCGCACTACAACGTGATGGGTATGGCCAAAGCCAGCCTCGAAGCCGGCATCCGCTTCACCGCCGCCTGCCTGGGCAAAGAAGGCATCCGCTGCAACGGCATTTCTGCCGGCCCGATCAAAACGCTGGCCGCTTCGGGCATTGCCGATTTCAGCAAACTGCTCAACCATGTGGCCTCGCACAACCCGCTCGGCCGCAACGTAACCATCGAAGAAGTGGGCAATACCGCCGCCTTCCTGTTGTCCGACCTCTCTTCCGGCATCACCGGCGAAATCACTTATGTTGACGGCGGTTACAGCATCAACGCGCTTAACGACCCCGAAGAAAAGGCTTGA
- the ybeY gene encoding rRNA maturation RNase YbeY, giving the protein MKRAKKYPFLKLQRQRFSLHFSNQSSINGLPAEHDFYRWMWHALQHRFRRAEISLILLDEEAARAYNRDYRGKDYATNVLSFAFNEGEIFPDQFSDGLYGDLVICPQVVLKEAAEQGKTPEQHFAHLTLHGTLHLMGYDHIDEAEAEIMETLETRLLNQLGYPNPYV; this is encoded by the coding sequence ATGAAACGCGCCAAAAAATACCCTTTTCTCAAATTGCAGCGGCAACGCTTTTCGCTGCATTTCAGCAACCAAAGCAGCATAAACGGCCTGCCCGCCGAACATGATTTCTACCGCTGGATGTGGCATGCGCTGCAACACCGCTTCCGCCGTGCCGAAATCAGCCTGATCCTGCTTGACGAAGAAGCCGCCCGCGCCTATAACCGCGACTACCGCGGCAAAGACTACGCCACCAATGTGTTGAGCTTTGCCTTCAACGAAGGCGAAATCTTTCCCGATCAGTTTTCAGACGGCCTTTACGGCGATTTGGTTATCTGCCCGCAAGTGGTGCTCAAAGAAGCCGCCGAACAAGGCAAAACGCCCGAACAGCATTTCGCCCACCTCACCCTGCACGGCACGCTGCACCTGATGGGCTACGACCACATCGACGAAGCCGAAGCCGAAATCATGGAAACACTTGAAACCCGCCTGCTGAATCAGTTAGGATACCCCAACCCGTATGTTTGA
- the glyS gene encoding glycine--tRNA ligase subunit beta — protein MTQTLLIELLTEELPPKALNNLGNHFAAAIAEGLEKAQLTDGETDYTAYASPRRLAVQVKNVKPVQADQQVVKKGPSAASGMKDGAPTKALEGFARGAGAKIEDLKIIHDGKQDVFAYEYTQTGKPLGELLEDILNQAVKKLPIPKVMRWGSSTHTFVRPVHGLVALHGSEVVPVNVLGLQSRNFTLGHRFLSDGQIVLANADSYAGQLKNEGKVIASFAERKAAIQTALNQQAGRLNATVAADEALLDEVTALVEWPVVLEAGFEEHFLAVPQECLILTMQQNQKYFPLLDASGKLINRFLLVSNLQAEDPSHIIHGNERVLRARLADAEFFYKQDQKATLESRLPKLSQVVYHNKLGNQAERIERLAAISRHIAAALGTDAGTAERATRLSKADLVTEMVGEFPELQGVMGKYYARLDGEREEIANAIEQHYWPRFAGDKLPEGKIATAAALADKLETLVGIWGIGLIPTGDKDPYALRRSALGILRMLMNSDLSISNVLQAAYATFPAGKLAGNTLAEVAEFMQARLAVLLQNDYPQDVVAAVLAKHPDRLNDLPAKLQAVEAFKKLPEAAALAAANKRVQNLLKKADAELGAVNENLLQQAEEQALFAASQALQPKIAAALAAQDFQTALTELAAIKPQVDAFFDGVMVMADDAAVKQNRLNLLNQLAGQMNAVADIALLGD, from the coding sequence ATGACCCAAACCCTGTTAATCGAACTCTTAACCGAAGAGCTGCCCCCCAAAGCCCTGAATAATCTCGGCAACCATTTTGCCGCCGCCATTGCCGAAGGGCTGGAAAAAGCGCAGTTAACCGACGGCGAAACCGACTACACCGCCTATGCCTCACCGCGCCGTTTGGCGGTGCAGGTAAAAAACGTGAAGCCCGTGCAGGCCGACCAGCAGGTGGTGAAAAAAGGCCCGTCGGCAGCAAGCGGTATGAAAGACGGCGCGCCCACCAAGGCCTTGGAAGGTTTCGCCCGCGGCGCCGGTGCCAAAATCGAAGATTTGAAAATCATCCACGACGGCAAGCAGGACGTGTTTGCCTATGAATACACCCAAACCGGCAAGCCTTTGGGCGAACTGCTGGAAGACATTCTCAATCAGGCGGTAAAAAAACTGCCGATTCCGAAAGTGATGCGCTGGGGCAGCAGCACCCACACCTTCGTGCGCCCCGTGCACGGCTTGGTGGCGCTGCACGGCAGCGAAGTGGTGCCGGTGAACGTATTGGGTTTGCAGAGCCGCAACTTCACCCTCGGCCACCGTTTTCTTTCAGACGGCCAAATCGTATTGGCCAACGCCGACTCTTATGCCGGACAACTGAAAAACGAAGGCAAGGTCATCGCTTCGTTTGCCGAGCGCAAAGCCGCCATTCAGACGGCCTTAAACCAACAGGCAGGCCGCTTGAACGCCACGGTGGCTGCCGACGAAGCGCTGCTCGACGAAGTCACCGCGCTGGTGGAATGGCCGGTGGTGCTGGAAGCCGGTTTTGAAGAGCACTTCCTCGCCGTGCCGCAGGAATGCCTGATTCTCACCATGCAGCAAAACCAGAAATATTTCCCGCTGCTGGATGCTTCGGGCAAGCTCATCAACCGCTTCCTGCTGGTGTCCAATTTGCAGGCCGAAGACCCGTCGCACATTATTCACGGCAACGAGCGCGTGTTGCGCGCGCGGTTGGCCGATGCCGAGTTTTTCTACAAGCAAGACCAAAAAGCCACGCTTGAGAGCCGTTTGCCGAAACTCTCGCAAGTGGTTTACCACAACAAACTGGGCAATCAGGCCGAGCGCATCGAACGGTTGGCCGCCATCAGCCGCCACATTGCCGCCGCCTTGGGCACCGATGCCGGTACCGCCGAGCGCGCCACCCGCTTGTCCAAAGCCGATTTGGTAACCGAAATGGTGGGCGAATTCCCCGAGCTGCAAGGAGTTATGGGCAAATACTACGCCCGCTTGGACGGCGAGCGCGAAGAAATCGCCAACGCCATCGAGCAGCATTACTGGCCGCGCTTTGCCGGCGACAAACTGCCCGAAGGCAAGATAGCCACCGCCGCCGCGCTGGCCGACAAACTGGAAACGCTGGTCGGCATTTGGGGCATCGGCCTGATTCCCACCGGCGACAAAGACCCCTACGCCCTGCGCCGCTCCGCTTTGGGCATTCTGCGCATGCTGATGAACAGCGATTTGAGCATCAGCAACGTGCTGCAAGCCGCTTATGCCACTTTCCCCGCCGGCAAGCTGGCCGGTAACACGCTCGCCGAAGTGGCCGAATTTATGCAGGCGCGGCTGGCGGTGCTGCTGCAAAACGACTACCCGCAAGACGTGGTGGCCGCCGTGCTGGCCAAGCACCCCGACCGCCTCAACGATCTGCCTGCCAAGCTGCAAGCGGTAGAAGCATTTAAAAAGCTGCCCGAAGCCGCCGCGCTGGCCGCTGCCAACAAACGCGTGCAAAACCTGCTGAAAAAAGCCGATGCCGAACTGGGTGCAGTCAACGAAAACCTGTTGCAGCAGGCCGAAGAGCAGGCGCTGTTTGCCGCTTCGCAAGCCTTGCAGCCGAAAATCGCCGCCGCGCTGGCCGCGCAGGATTTTCAGACGGCCTTAACCGAGCTGGCCGCCATCAAACCGCAAGTCGATGCCTTTTTCGATGGCGTGATGGTGATGGCCGACGATGCCGCAGTAAAACAAAACCGCCTCAACCTGCTCAACCAGTTGGCGGGGCAGATGAACGCGGTGGCCGATATCGCGCTGTTGGGCGATTAA
- the hemC gene encoding hydroxymethylbilane synthase: MTPKKLVIASRESALAMWQAEHIQGRLKQLYPDCEVEILGMTTRGDQILDKTLSKIGGKGLFIKELEQALQDGRADLAVHSIKDVPMELPPGFALAAIGERANPFDAFVSNRFGRLEDLPAGAVVGTSSLRREAQLRARFPHLTVKPLRGNVQTRLAKLDNGEYDAIILAAAGLQRLGLNERIRLILPPSESLPAAGQGALGIEIAAHRYDLLEVLNPLNHPVTNACVTAERALARALDGSCQVPLAAYCTEENGLLTLRALVGHPDGSVVLQAQAEAPLAYAAALGRAVAKKLADDGAVALIRAILNEQDMPE, from the coding sequence ATGACCCCGAAAAAACTCGTTATCGCCAGCCGCGAAAGTGCGCTGGCCATGTGGCAGGCCGAGCATATCCAAGGCCGTCTGAAACAGCTTTATCCCGATTGCGAAGTGGAAATTCTCGGCATGACCACGCGCGGCGACCAGATTCTCGATAAAACCCTGTCGAAAATCGGCGGCAAAGGGCTGTTTATCAAAGAGTTGGAGCAGGCCCTGCAAGACGGCCGCGCCGATTTGGCCGTGCATTCGATTAAAGACGTGCCGATGGAGCTGCCGCCCGGTTTTGCGCTGGCGGCCATCGGCGAGCGCGCCAACCCGTTTGATGCGTTTGTTTCCAACCGCTTCGGGCGATTGGAAGACCTGCCCGCGGGTGCGGTGGTCGGCACATCGAGCCTGCGCCGCGAAGCGCAACTGCGCGCCCGTTTTCCGCATTTAACCGTCAAACCCCTGCGCGGCAACGTGCAAACCCGTTTGGCCAAGCTGGATAACGGCGAATACGATGCCATTATCCTTGCCGCCGCCGGTTTGCAGCGCTTGGGTTTAAACGAACGCATCCGCCTGATTCTGCCGCCCTCCGAAAGCCTGCCCGCCGCAGGGCAGGGCGCATTGGGCATAGAAATCGCCGCACACCGCTACGATTTGCTCGAAGTGCTCAACCCGCTCAACCACCCCGTTACCAATGCCTGCGTTACCGCCGAACGCGCGCTTGCCCGTGCGTTGGACGGCAGCTGCCAAGTGCCGCTGGCCGCCTATTGCACCGAAGAGAACGGCCTGCTGACCCTGCGCGCACTGGTCGGCCATCCCGACGGCTCGGTGGTGTTGCAGGCACAAGCCGAAGCCCCGCTGGCCTATGCCGCCGCGCTTGGCCGCGCCGTCGCCAAAAAACTGGCCGACGACGGCGCCGTGGCGCTGATTCGGGCGATTTTGAACGAACAGGATATGCCTGAATAA
- a CDS encoding methyltransferase: MPVLIPTNRETAAEWRNESTQKPPQRAVYLHECGADAVLKQAYAHTATVWAGDFHNAKQVLAAMKKRVRKPAAKQADVQTAFHNHRMRQAQTSRVLNMLAVEIGAGFALDLPRAPDVRGALADVYGEPNNEPFLLPLNQLLGFIGAHEWHKKGVFVPELDAAVHVPFGVFSPLRGEYLGLIARAPLPEPCESAFDIGTGSGVIAALLAARGIPSITATDTNPRAAACARANIGRLGFGGRVQVEETDLFPQGRADLIVCNPPWLPAKPTSAVETALYDPGHAMLKGFLNGVRERLNPNGEAWLVMSDLAEHLHLREPDFLRQCFQAASLTVAGVLQTAPAHRKAADADDPLAFARSRETTCLYRLKAVL; the protein is encoded by the coding sequence ATGCCTGTTTTGATTCCCACCAACCGCGAAACCGCCGCAGAATGGCGCAACGAGAGCACGCAAAAGCCGCCGCAGCGGGCGGTTTATCTGCACGAATGCGGCGCCGATGCGGTTTTGAAGCAGGCGTATGCGCACACCGCCACGGTGTGGGCGGGCGATTTCCACAATGCCAAGCAGGTGCTGGCGGCAATGAAGAAGCGCGTGCGCAAGCCCGCAGCCAAGCAGGCGGATGTTCAGACGGCCTTTCACAACCACCGTATGCGGCAGGCGCAAACCAGCCGAGTGCTGAATATGCTGGCGGTGGAAATCGGCGCAGGTTTTGCCCTTGATCTGCCGCGCGCGCCGGATGTGCGCGGTGCGCTGGCCGATGTGTACGGCGAACCGAACAACGAGCCTTTCCTGCTGCCGCTCAATCAGTTGCTGGGCTTTATCGGCGCGCACGAATGGCACAAAAAAGGCGTGTTCGTGCCGGAGCTGGATGCCGCCGTTCATGTGCCTTTCGGCGTGTTTTCTCCTTTGCGCGGCGAATACCTCGGCCTGATTGCCCGCGCACCATTGCCCGAACCTTGCGAAAGCGCGTTCGATATCGGCACGGGTTCGGGCGTGATTGCCGCCCTGCTGGCCGCGCGCGGCATTCCCAGCATCACCGCCACCGACACCAACCCGCGAGCCGCCGCCTGCGCCCGTGCCAATATCGGGCGTTTGGGGTTTGGCGGGCGCGTGCAGGTTGAAGAAACCGATTTGTTCCCGCAGGGCCGCGCCGATTTGATTGTCTGCAATCCGCCGTGGCTGCCCGCCAAACCCACTTCCGCCGTTGAAACCGCGCTTTACGATCCCGGCCACGCCATGCTGAAAGGCTTTTTAAACGGCGTGCGCGAACGGTTGAACCCCAACGGCGAGGCATGGCTGGTGATGTCGGATTTGGCCGAACACCTGCACCTGCGCGAGCCGGATTTTCTGCGGCAATGTTTTCAAGCGGCCTCGCTGACCGTGGCGGGCGTTCTGCAAACGGCACCCGCGCACCGCAAGGCCGCCGATGCCGACGACCCGCTGGCATTCGCGCGCAGCAGGGAAACCACCTGCCTTTACCGTTTGAAAGCAGTTTTATAG
- a CDS encoding virulence RhuM family protein — MNNPIEIYQTADGQTQVEVRFGQQTVWLSQAQMAQLFDTSSDNISQHLKNIYAEQELDEAATTEDLSVVRQEGTRQVTRKLKYYSLDAVISVGYRVKSKYATQFRIWATGRLKDYLLKGYALNQKRLQQNADELHQALALIQKTAASPELTIQSGRGLVDIVSRYTQTFLRLQQYAKQKDILIRLMMHMLNQAV, encoded by the coding sequence ATGAACAACCCCATCGAAATTTACCAAACCGCCGACGGGCAAACCCAAGTGGAAGTGCGCTTCGGGCAGCAGACCGTTTGGCTGTCGCAGGCGCAGATGGCGCAACTGTTTGATACCAGTAGTGACAACATCAGCCAGCACTTAAAAAATATTTATGCAGAGCAGGAATTGGATGAAGCGGCAACTACCGAGGATTTATCGGTAGTTCGCCAAGAAGGTACGCGCCAAGTTACCCGTAAGCTGAAATATTACAGTTTGGATGCCGTTATTTCGGTGGGTTACCGCGTCAAATCCAAATATGCAACACAATTCCGTATTTGGGCAACCGGCCGTTTGAAAGACTATCTGCTCAAAGGCTACGCACTCAATCAAAAGCGTTTGCAACAGAATGCCGACGAGCTGCATCAGGCCTTGGCGCTGATTCAAAAAACCGCCGCTTCGCCCGAGTTAACCATACAAAGCGGGCGTGGGCTGGTGGATATTGTCAGCCGCTACACGCAAACGTTTTTGCGGTTGCAACAATATGCCAAACAAAAAGACATTTTAATCCGCCTGATGATGCATATGCTCAATCAGGCCGTCTGA
- a CDS encoding HAD family hydrolase, which produces MTEAVLFDLDGTLADTALDLGGALNTLLRRRGLPEKSMAEIRPVASHGAAGLIFMGAGIGKTHPEYGAWRQEYLAEYERCFDKETVLFNGINELIEELSGRNIRWGIITNKPHTFTHRLVPKLGFTVPPAVVVSGDTCAEAKPSTLPMFYACEQIGVKPGNCIYVGDAERDMQAGRNAGMKTVLANWGYIAADDDTTQWPCDVVIDKPLDLLKYI; this is translated from the coding sequence ATGACCGAAGCCGTATTATTCGATTTGGACGGTACGCTTGCCGACACCGCGCTCGATTTGGGCGGCGCGCTCAACACCCTGCTGCGCCGCCGCGGCCTGCCCGAAAAAAGCATGGCCGAAATCCGCCCCGTTGCCAGCCACGGCGCCGCCGGCCTGATTTTCATGGGCGCAGGCATCGGCAAAACCCATCCCGAATACGGCGCATGGCGGCAGGAATATTTGGCCGAATACGAACGCTGCTTCGATAAAGAAACCGTTTTGTTTAACGGAATCAATGAGCTGATAGAAGAATTAAGCGGGCGCAATATCCGCTGGGGCATCATTACCAACAAACCGCACACCTTCACCCACCGCCTAGTGCCCAAACTCGGCTTCACCGTGCCGCCCGCCGTGGTGGTAAGCGGCGACACCTGCGCCGAAGCCAAACCCAGCACCCTGCCCATGTTTTATGCCTGCGAACAAATCGGTGTGAAGCCCGGCAACTGCATTTATGTGGGCGATGCCGAACGCGATATGCAGGCGGGCAGAAACGCCGGTATGAAAACCGTGCTCGCCAACTGGGGCTATATCGCGGCCGACGACGACACCACCCAATGGCCGTGTGATGTGGTGATTGATAAGCCTTTGGATTTACTGAAATATATTTAG
- a CDS encoding arsenate reductase: MTVVYGIPNCDTVKKARAWLAENGVDYQFSDFKKTPPDEALIESWLQHIPLETLLNKRGTTWRKLSGAEQAEADTQAGAVKLMAAHPSLIKRPVLCRNGRCYAGFQAAEYGQVFGKPA; the protein is encoded by the coding sequence ATGACTGTGGTTTACGGCATTCCCAACTGCGACACCGTGAAAAAAGCCCGCGCGTGGCTGGCCGAAAACGGTGTGGATTACCAATTTTCCGATTTCAAAAAAACGCCGCCCGACGAAGCGCTGATTGAAAGCTGGCTGCAACACATTCCGCTCGAAACCCTGCTGAACAAGCGCGGTACCACTTGGCGCAAACTCAGCGGCGCCGAGCAGGCCGAGGCAGATACGCAGGCGGGCGCGGTGAAGCTGATGGCCGCTCACCCCAGCCTGATCAAAAGGCCGGTTTTGTGCCGCAACGGCCGCTGCTATGCAGGGTTTCAGGCGGCCGAATACGGGCAGGTGTTCGGCAAGCCGGCCTGA
- a CDS encoding HlyC/CorC family transporter, whose protein sequence is MDDSQSKPSFFERIISRISGDAPDSAEDVVSLLRQAHEQEVFDSETLQYLEKMLDFAELEVRDAMITRSQMDVIKAGESMERIIAYIIETAHSRFPVIGEDKDNVLGILHAKDLLKYALSPEQFNLQSILRPAVFVPESKPLNALLKEFREQRNHMAVVVDEYGGISGLVTFEDIIEQIIGDIEDEFDEDESADNIFPVSAERFRINAVTEIEDINEYFGTDYSDEEADTIGGLVIQEIGHLPVRGEKVVIGPLQFTVARADNRRLHTLMAIRVKE, encoded by the coding sequence ATGGACGACAGCCAGTCGAAACCTTCTTTTTTCGAACGCATCATCTCCCGCATCTCGGGCGATGCCCCCGATTCCGCCGAAGACGTCGTCAGCCTGCTGCGCCAAGCGCACGAGCAGGAAGTGTTTGATAGCGAAACCCTGCAATACCTTGAAAAAATGCTGGATTTCGCCGAACTCGAAGTGCGCGACGCCATGATCACCCGCAGCCAGATGGATGTGATTAAAGCCGGCGAGAGCATGGAGCGCATCATCGCCTACATCATCGAAACCGCCCACTCGCGTTTTCCCGTTATCGGCGAAGACAAAGACAACGTGCTGGGCATCCTGCACGCCAAAGACCTGCTCAAATACGCCCTCAGCCCCGAACAGTTCAACCTGCAAAGCATCTTGCGCCCAGCCGTGTTCGTACCCGAAAGCAAACCGCTCAACGCCCTGTTGAAAGAATTCCGCGAGCAACGCAACCACATGGCGGTGGTGGTGGACGAATACGGCGGTATTTCCGGCCTGGTTACGTTTGAAGACATCATCGAACAGATTATCGGCGACATCGAAGACGAGTTCGACGAAGACGAAAGCGCCGACAACATCTTCCCCGTTTCCGCCGAACGCTTCCGCATCAACGCCGTTACCGAAATCGAAGACATCAACGAATATTTCGGCACCGACTACAGCGACGAAGAAGCCGACACCATAGGCGGGCTGGTGATTCAGGAAATCGGCCACCTGCCCGTTCGCGGCGAAAAAGTGGTGATCGGCCCCCTGCAATTCACCGTTGCCCGCGCCGACAACCGCAGGCTGCACACGCTGATGGCGATTCGGGTGAAAGAATAG